GCGCTGGACACGCTTCGGAACGATGGCGGTGCCGTCGCGCTCGTGGCGCGCTCCATCGCCACCACGGCGCTGGTCTTCTGTTTCTTTGAGGTCCTCCCGCACTATCCGGTGGGCGTGTCGGAAGTTCACTTCATCCTTGGCTCGACACTTTATCTGATCTTCGGCGCCGGTCCGGCGGCGATCGGTCTGGCGGCGGGGCTACTGCTACAGGGGCTCTTGTTCGCGCCCGGCGACCTGCCGCAGTACGCGATGAACGCCACCACGCTGATCGTGCCTCTCTGGTTGATCGGTCTCCTGGCCAAGCGGATCATTCCCGCGCACACGCCCTATGTGGAGATCAAGTACTGGCAGGCTCTCGCGCTGTCCTCGGCCTATCAGGGCGGTATCATCGCCTGGGTGGCCTTCTGGGCCTTCTACGGTCAGGGCTTCGGCGGCGAGAATGTCTCCAACGTCCTGTCCTTCGGGGCGGCTTATGCATTGATTGTACTGGTCGAACCGCTCGCCGACCTCGCCGTTCTCGCAGGTGCCAAAGTACTCGCGCCTCTGGTCGGGAGCGGCTTGCTGTATCGCCGCCTCTATCACCCGGCGACCTGAGCCGTCGCGCCTCCCGACGCCGCACGGCGCTTGGCTTTGAGGAGAAGAGGCGTTCCGCGTCTCCCGGTCGGTGTCCCCTCCTGGCTCCGATCCCGCAGCGGCTTTGCGTCGTCCCTCGCCGGGCTTAGAGTGACCTGCCGCGATAGACGGCGAGACCGTTAGGGGAGGAGGCCGTGACGCCCCACGAGAGGCCGGGCCGCAAGACGCTGCAGGGATTGCTGGTGGTCTCGGTCGAACAGGCCGTGGCCGCGCCCTACTGTGCCTGCAAGCTGGCCGATGCCGGTGCCCGCGTCATCAAGGTGGAGCGGCCGGAAGGCGACTTCGCGCGCGGCTATGACCGGACCGCGAAGGGAGAGAGCGCCTACTTCGTCTGGCTCAATCGCGGCAAGGAGTCCGTGGCGCTCGATCTGAAGGACCCCGAAGACCTCGCGGTGCTGCGGCGCATGATCGACCGCGCCGACGTCTTCATCCAGAACCTGGCGCCGGGCGCGGCGGGACGGCTGGGAATCGGGTCGCAGGCCCTGCGCGAGGCCGATCCGCGGCTGATCACCCTGGATATCTCCGGCTACGGCGAAGAAGGTCCCTATCGCGATATGAAGGCCTACGACCTGCTGATCCAGGCCGAAACGGGCCTTGCCGCGATCACCGGCCATCCGGCGGGACCGGGGCGCGTCGGCGTTTCGGTCTGCGACATCGCTGCCGGCATGTATGGCTATATGGCGGTGTTGGAGGCACTGCTGGAGCGGGCCGGAAGCGGCTGCGGCAAGGCGATCCAGGTGTCCCTGTTCGACGCTCTGGCCGACTGGATGACCGTGCCCTTGCTGCAGCAGAGCCACGGCGGCCAGGCGCCCCGCCGCGTCGGGCTCAACCACCCGTCCATCGCGCCCTACGGCGCCTATGCGGCGGCCGATGGCGAGGTGGTGGTGTCGATCCAGAACGAGCGGGAATGGCATCGCTTCTGCGTGGAGGTTCTGGAGCGTCCGGATCTTGCCGGCGATCCGCGCTTCGCGGATACCTCCGCACGGGTCGCGAACCGCCCGGCCCTCGACGCGGAGATCGCCGCCGTCTGGGGGCGCCTCGAGCGGACCGAAGTCGTCGCGCGGCTGGAGCGGGCGAAGATCGCCTACGGCCGGGTCAACAGCCTGGCCGATCTCGCCGGCCACCCGCAGCTTCGGCGCGCGGTGGTGGCGACGCCGGCCGGGGATCTGGATCTGGTGGCGCCGCCGGCCCGGCTGGTCGGCGAAGCGGTGAACCTGGGCTCCGTTCCGGCATTGGACGAACAGGGCGCCGCCCTGCGCCGCGAATTCGCCGCCGAGCGAGGGCAGGCCGCGGCGCCGCGGGACGCGGCCGCGCAAGGGGAGACCGTTCGATGAGCGAGCAGGTGAGCGAAGACGGCGGCGCGGTACCGTTGGACCTGCGGGACTGGCTCGGCCGTATCCATGTCCGGCACGATACCGCCGGTCTGGATCGGGCGGCGGCGCTGCAGGCGACGCTGGAGTCGCCGGAGGCGTCGCTCTCCCTCGGCGATGCGCTTCCGGAGCTCTGGCATTGGATCTACTTCTGGGATGTGCCGGACCTCTCCGGGACGGGAGCGGACGGCCATGCTGCGAAAGGCCGGTTCTTGCCGCCGATCGACCTGCCGCGCCGCATGTGGGCCGGCAGCCGTCTGACCTGGCTGCGCCCGATCCGCATCGGACTGGCCCTGACCAGGCAGTCGGAGATCGCCGATATCGAGGTGAAACAGGGTCGCAGCGGCCAACTCGCCTTCGTGACCCTGCGCCATATCGTCAGCGACCCGGCCGGCCCGCTGCTGGAGGAGGAGCATGATATCGTCTACCGGGAGGCGGCGAAGCCCGGCCAAGCCTGGCGGCCCGGCGCGCCGAGCGACCGGGAGGCCGTCTGGTCCCGTGAGATCCTGCCGAGCGCGCTGCTGCTGTTCCGCTACTCCGCGCTGACCTTCAACGGTCACCGGATCCACTACGACCGGCCCTATGCGACCGGCGTCGAGGGATATCCCGGCCTGATCGTTCACGGTCCGCTGCTGGCGACCTGCATGGTCGATCTCGCGCGCCGAAACGCGCCCGGCAAGCGCATCGGCGCCTTCCGGTTCCGGGCCTTGGCGCCAGTCTTCGACACCGCGCCCTTCGTCGTCTGCGGCACGCCGGACGAGACCGGCGCCGAGCTTTGGATCGAAGGCCCGAGCCGCGGCCTCTGCATGCAGGGTCGCGTCGACTGGGCGGCGCCTTAGCCTGCCGACGGCGCCTCAGGCGGTCTTCGCGAAAGCCTTGACGAGCTTGACCACCTGATCGCGGACATCGCCCTCGGGGATCGCGTTGATCGCCCGTGCGAGTTCCAGCGTCTGGCGGCTCAGCGGCAGGTCGTCCTTCTGCGCGATGGGTTTGCCGCCGCTGCTACTCAGGCCGTCGAAGAAGTAGCCGACGGCCACGCCCAGCACGTTGGCGACGTCCCAAAGGCGGCTGCCGCCCATGCGATTGGCGCCGCTTTCGTACTTCTGTACCTGTTGGAATGTAATCCCGAGCTTGTCGGCCAGTGCCGACTGGCTCATGCCCAGGGCCACGCGCTTCTCGCGAAGGCGCCGGCCGATATGAACGTCGGTCGGGTGGTACATGCTCGAATAACCCTTCGGTGGTCGGTTGCGGCGCGCCGGAGGTCGACTGGTCTGCGGCAGGCACTCTACCTGGCCGGGATCTTCTCCGCTCGACAACCGGCGAAAGCGATATGTTCAGCCGATTTATAATCGACAAACAAATCCCCAGTGCCATTAAGGATAGAATACGTAGGGTTGCACAATCATGGTGTGTCAAAGTTGTGATGCCACCACGCTAAGGGGTATCCCCTAAATGGCCTATCACATACGATTTTCGAGTCGGTCCCACACGCTATTCGGGCGGATGCCGGTGCTCTACAGCTAGGGTTTACTGTTTATGAGGGGGCGAACTTCTCTCGCAATGCGGGATGTTTCCGCAAGCGGCCGGTAGTCCCAGTGCCCGATTTCCCCGGTAAAGCGGCGCGCGATGCCGGCATCGCGCAAATCGCCGTGGAAGCGGGCGAACTTCGCCGAGCCGCCGGGCAGATCGAAGACGTGCAGGGGCTTGCCGGTGGCCGCGGCCTCGCAGGCCATGTTGACGGAATCGCAAGTCACGACCACCGCGTCCGCCGTGCCGAGAAAGGCGAAGTAGGGATTCTGCGCCCCGCTGCCGTCGTCGAGCCGGCCGGGCAGGTCGTTCAGCGCTCGGCGCAGGGTTTCGATGACGGCCGGGCCGGTGCGGCGTGAGACTGTGACAAGCAAACTGCCGCCGGTCTGCCGCTGCGCTTGGCGGAGTCGGCCGGCGAGGGCTTCGGCTTCCGGCACACCCATCTTGAACACCTTGTTGGTTCCGCCCACCGCGACTGCAATGCGCGGGTGGGGCAGCGACCCCAGTTCCGGCGCCAACGCGTCCTTGGCCGCCGCGAGGCGATCCGGCGTTACGCGGCCCAGCGCGCCGAAGGTAGCGAGCACGTTCGGGCCCTCCAGCCTGTCGTGGCGGGGTACGATCACCAGGTCGAAGCGGTCGAGCGGCTGATAGGGCCGCTGGATGTGGATCGCGAAGGTTCGTGCGCCCCCCGCCCGTGCCGCCGCCCGTATGCCCGCCGAGACGGCGGCGGCGCGGCGGCCGGTGCTGATGACGATGTCGGGCCAGGGCGGCGTCAGCGGTCCGCCCTCGCGCACGGCGACGCAGTTCAAGGGGTTTATCCAGAAGCGGGGCGGCAGCCAGACCCAGGGTTTGCGGGCCGTCAGTCGTTTCATGACGGGGCGCGTGCCCAGTTCCTCGGCGAGGCCGCGCGCCTGGACCTCGATTCCGCTCCGCCCATCGGTAACGACCCAGCAGGAGGCCGTGCCACCGGGTCCTTCAGAGATCACGCCGCCACCGCTCCCCCTGTGCGATCTGCCCTTGAACAGCAGACCGTCATGGGTAATATCCTTGCGCAGAGAAGCCGCAAGGCGGCCAAGTTCTTTCGTTTTTTCACACCATCACCTTGGGAGGCTAGTGGCCGTGCGCCGGGTCAAGCTCGACCGGATCGATTTGCGCATCCTGCGTGACCTGCAGGAAAACGGACGCATGACCAACGTGGAGTTGGCCAAGCGCGCCGGCATCTCCGCTCCACCCTGCCTGCGCCGCGTGCGTGCGCTGGAAGAAGGCGGTTTCATCCGTGGCTACCACGCCGACGTGGCGACCGAACCGCTCGGCTATGAAGTGATGTTCCTAGCGCTTGTCGGACTCGACAGCCAGAACGAATCGGTTCTGCGCACCTTCGAACAGGAAGTCGATAGCTGGCCGGAGGTGCGCGAGTGCCACATGATGCGCGGGCCGCACGACTTCGCGCTCAAGCTGGTGGCGCGCAACACGGCGCACGAGAACGAATTGACCCAGAAGCTGACGGCGGCTCCGCACGTCTCGACGGTGCTGACGCTGCAGGTGATTCGCTCGGCGGTCGACCGCCCCGGCGTGCCGATCGATGCGGAAAACGCACCCTTGGCCGCCGAGGAGTTCGACGAGGTCTAGGCGGAGGTCGACAGGGATCGGAAGGGGCGTCAAAAGCCGTCCGTCACGCTGCCTGTTCCGCCGCCTTGCCCTCTTCGGCGACCGGATGGTTGGCCAGAAGCTCCAGAGCCTTGACCATCGCCGAATGGTCCCAGGCGGCTCCCCCGTTCGCCGCGCAGGCGTTGAACAGCTCCTGGGCCGTCGCCGTGTTCGGCAGACTGACGCCCAGCGCCTTCGCGCCCTGCAGAGCTAGGTTCAGGTCCTTCTGGTGCAGCTCGATCCGGAAGCCGGGATCGAAGGTGCGCTTGATCATGCGCTCGCCATGCACCTCCAGGATACGCGAGGCGGCGAGCCCGCCCATCAGCGCCTGACGCACCTTGGCCGGATCGGCTCCGGCCTTGGACGCGAAGACCAGAGCTTCGCCCACCGCCTCGATGGTCAGCGCCACGACGATCTGGTTGGCCACCTTGGTGGTCTGGCCGACGCCGTTACCGCCGACCAGCGTGATGTTCTTGCCCATGGTCTCGAAGATCGGCTTGGCCCGGTCGAAGGCCGCTTGCGGCCCGCCGACCATGATGGTCAGGCTGGCGGCCTTGGCCCCGACCTCGCCGCCGGAGACCGGGGCGTCCAGATAGTGACAGTCGAGCGCTTCGATCTTCTCGGCGAAGACCTTGGTTTCGATCGGGGAGATCGAACTCATGTCGACGACCAGCTTGCCTGCGCTCAGCCCCTCGGCGACGCCCTTCGCGCCGAATAGGGCCGCTTCGACCTGTGGCGTGTCGGGCACCATGGTGACGATGACGTCGCTGGCGGCGGCCACTGCCTTGGCGTCGTCCAGGATAGTCAGGCCCTTGTCCAGCAGCTCCTGTGGCGCCGGCGAGCGGTGCAGGCAACTGGCGACGGCATAGCCGGCGTCGAGCAGGTGGCCGGCCATGGGCGCGCCCATGATGCCGAGGCCGATAAAACCGATTTTTTCCATTTTGGACGTCTCCCTTACGAGGCTTGTTCTGTTTCTAGTGCGCGATCGCGGTAGGGGAAAGCGGGTTCGCTTCCGCCGATCGTCAGAAACGGACTCTGATCTTTCGACTCTGGATCGGAGTCTACGGAATCGCCGGACCGACCCAGTGGGTCCGCCTGATCGCTCTCCGGTCTAGGCCGCGGCCGCCGTCTGGGCCATAGCGCTGCGCAACCAGCCGAGCCCGGCTTCGGTGCCGGCCGCCGGCTTGTACTCGCAGCCGATCCATCCCCGATAGCCCAGGCCGTCGAGATGGGCGAAGAGAAAGGGGTAGTTGATTTCGCCGCTGCCGGGCTCGTGCCGGCCCGGAGTATCGGCCAACTGGATATGCGCGATGCGGTCGAGGTGAGCCGACAGCGTCGGGGCGAGATCGCCCTCCATGATCTGCATGTGGTAGATGTCGTACTGCAAGAAGAGGTTCGGGGAGCCGACCTTCGCGATGATGTCGAGCGCCTGCCGCGTGCGGTTCAGAAAGAAGCCGGGGATGTCGCGGGTGTTGATCGGCTCGATCAGCAGCTTGATCCCGGCCGCGTCCAGCTTCTCCGCCGCGTAGGCGAGGTTGGCGACGAAGGTCGCCTCCAGCTCCGCCGGGTCGGCCTCGGGCGGCGCGATGCCGGCCAGGCAGTTGACTTGGCGGCAGCCCAGAGCCGTGGCGTAGGCAATGGCCTGCTCGACGCCGGCGCGGAACTCTTCGGTCCGTTCGGGCAGGACGGCGATGCCGCGTTCGCCCGCCCCCCAATCGCCGGCGGGCAGGTTGTGAAGGACCTGGGTCAACCCCTGTTCCTTCAGTCTGGCGGCCAGGTCCCCGGCCGGAAAGTCGTAGGGGAAGAGGTATTCCACCCCCTCGAAGCCGGCCGCCGCGGCGGCGGCGAACCGCTCCAGGAACTCGAGCTCGGTGAAGAGCATGCTCAGATTGGCCGCGAACTTGGGCATGACGGATCTCCCTTATGTGTCTTTTCGGTTTCTTTCCTTGTCGAACACCGCTATTCGGCCGGTTCGAGCATCTTCCCGGCCTCGGCCTGCGTGTCTTCCGCAGGCAGATCCAGAGTGTCCTCGAATTCCTTGATCGCGTCGATCTCCGTGCCCATGGCGATGTTGGTCACCCGCTCCAGCATGAACTCTATCACCACCGGCACCCGATGCTCGGCCATCAGGGCCTTGGCGCGGGCGAAGGCTTCCTGGAACTCGTTCGGACTTCTGACCCGCAAGGCTTTGCAGCCCAGTCCCTCCGCGACGGCGACGTGATCCACACCATAGGCGGCGGTCGCCTCGTCCTCCGCCCGGCCGTTGATGTTGTCGAAGGCCAGACTGACCTCGAAGTCCATCTCGAAGTTCCGCTGCGCCTGGCGGATCAGTCCCAGATAGGCGTTGTTCACCACCACGTGCAGGTAGGGCAGCTTATGCTGGGCGCCGACCGCCAGCTCCTCGATCAGGAACTGGAAGTCGTAGTCGCCGGACAGGGCGACGACGTCGCGCTCCGGGTCGGCGGCCCGCACCCCCAACGCCGCCGGCAGGGTCCAGCCGAGCGGACCGGCTTGGCCGCAGTTGATCCAGTTGCGCGGCTTGTAGACTCTCAGGAACTGGGCCCCGGCGATCTGCGACAGGCCGATTGAGGTGACGTAGCAGGTGTCGCGCCCGAAGGCCTCGTTCATCTCCTCGTAGATGCGCTGGGGCTTGAGGGGCATCTGGTCGAAGTGGGTCTTGCGTTGCAGCGTGCGCTTGCGCGCCAGGCAGCTCGCCGCCCAGTCGCTACGGTCCTTGAGGTTGCCCGCCGCGGCCCGCTCCCGCGCCACCTCGACGAAGGTCTCGAGCGCCGCCCCGGCGTCGGAGACGATGCCGTAGTCGGGCGCGAAGACTCGGCCGATCTGTGTCGGTTCGATATCGACATGCACGAAGGTCCGGCCCTTGGTGTAGGTCTCGATCGAGCCGGTGTGCCGGTTGGCCCAGCGATTGCCGATGCCGAGCACGAAGTCGGACTCGAGGAAGTTGGCATTGCCGTAGCGGTGACTGGTCTGCAGCCCGCACATGCCGGCCATCAGGTCATGGTCGTCGGGGATCGTGCCCCAGCCCATCAACGTGGGGATCACCGGAATGCCGGTGATTTCCGCGAACGCGACCAGCAGATCGCTGGCGTCGGCGTTGATGATGCCGCCGCCGGCGACGATGACCGGACGCTCCGCCGTTTGCGCCATCTCCAGCGCCCTCTCGATCTGCTGGCGGGTCGCGGCGGGCTTGAATGCGGGCAGGGGCTCATAGGTCTCGATATCGAAGTCGATCTCGGCGAGCTGCACGTCGACCGGCAGGTCGACCAGCACCGGACCGGGCCGGCTGGAGCGCATCAGGTGACAGGCCTTCTGCAGGGCCATCGGCACCAGGTAGGGTTCCATCACCGTGACCGCCCACTTGGTGACCGGCGCGGCGATGGCGGCGATGTCCACCGCCTGGAAATCTTCCTTGTCCAGCTTCGCGCGCGGTGCCTGGCCGGTGATGCAGAGGATCGGAATGGAGTCGGCGATGGCCGAGTAGAGGCCCGTGATCATGTCGGTACCCGCCGGCCCGGAGGTTCCGATGCACAGTCCGATGTTGCCCGCCTTGGCGCGGGTGAAGCCCTCGGCCATGTGGGAAGCCCCTTCGACGTGCCGGGCCAGGATGTGGCGGATCCCCCCTTGCTTCTTCATCGCGGAGTAGAGCGGATTGATGGCGGCTCCCGGCACCCCGAAAGCCGTCGTCAGGCCCTCCTTTTCCAACACCAGAACCGCAGCGTCGACGGCGCGCATCCTCGTCATGGTCGTGACCTCCCAGGTCGTGTTCGGCCGGGTGCGACGCTCCGGCCTTGTGAACGTTGCCTGGATTATGGAGAGGCTTTGTGGGCGTTGCAATTTTTTCAGAAAACTTTTCCATATATTGGAAAAATCACGTTAGGCATTGAATCGACATGGAAAACGCATTTTTCAGATTTCTCGTTTTCCGGTGAGTAAAAATTTTTTCCAATGTTAGACTCGACCTGTTCGGCGTCCGGGGAGGGTTTCATGGCGACTCACGGAAAGCGGTCGCGGGGCCGGCCACGCAGCGAAGAAGGCGGGGCCGGGCAGGGCAAGGTTCAGTCTCTGGATCGCGCCATTACGCTCTTGAAGCTGGTCTCGGAAGGCAGCGGTCTGTCCTTGACCGAGGTCTCCGACGCGGCCGGTCTGGCGCCCTCGACGGCCTACCGCATGCTGACCACCCTGCAGCAACACGGCATGGTCGAGTTCGACGAGATCAATCAGCTCTGGTTCGTCGGGGTCGAGACCTTCCGCATGGGCACGACCTTCCTGCGCCGCCGTAAGCTGGTCGAGCGCGGACGGACCGTTATCCAGCTCCTGATGCAGGAGACCGGGGAAACCGCCAATCTTGCGGTTGCCGACGAGGAGGCGGTGGTCTTCGTCAGTCAGGTCGAGACGCACGAGGCGATCCGTGCCTTCTTTCGTCCCGGAACCCGCAGTCCCTATCACGCCTCGGGGATCGGCAAGGCTATCCTGGCCTACCGCGCGCCGGAACAGGTGGAGCGCCTGATTGCCCGTTGCGGACTGGAGGGCTTCACGGAGAAGACTCTCACCAGCGCGGCGGCGCTTGCCGACGATCTGACGGCTGTCCGGGGACGCGGCTTCGCCATCGATGACGAGGAGCGCAATCCCGGCATGCGCTGCGTCGCAGCCCCTGTGTTCAATGAGTTCGAGGAGCCGATCGGCGGTGTGTCGGTCTCCGGCCCTTCCGTGCGCGTCACGGACGCACGCGCCGAAACCTATGGCCCGCGCGTCCGCGCAGCCGGTCAGGAGATCACGCAGGCCATGGGGGGCCGCTGGCCGGACGCCGACGTCGGAGCCGGCGGCAGCCCAAGCTAGATGAAGGCAACCTTAAGAATTTCATAGGCCTTGGCGCCCTTCGGCGTTGCGACCTCGACGGAATCGCCTTCCGTCTTGCCGACCAGTGCGCGGGCGATCGGGCTGGTGACGGCGATCTTGCCGTCCTTAACGTCCGCTTCCAGTTCGCCGACGATCTGATAGGTCATCTTTTCGTCGGTGTCTTCGTCGACAACCGTGACGGTCGCGCCGAACTTGACGGTGTCGCCGGACAGTTTCGTGGGGTCGATGACCTGGGCGCGGCTGATCTTGTCCTCCAACTCGCCCACCCGGCCCTCGATGAAGGACTGGCGCTCGCGGGCGGCGTGGTACTCAGCGTTCTCCGACAGATCGCCGTGTTCGCGCGCTTCGGCGATCGCCTTGATCACGTCCGGGCGGGCCTGGGTCTTTAGCTGCTTCAGTTCCACCTCCAGGCGTTCGAAGCCTTCGGCGGTCATGGGAAACTTCTCGGTCATGGCGATACCTGTCACCAGAAGTGGCGTTGTCCGTTCGAAAAGGGGGTATTTTGACAGAAGAAACCCATCCGCGCGCCACTCTTTCAGAGGCGCTCAGTAGGGGGTCAGAACGATCCCACAAAGTAAGACTGTAGAGGCGCGACTTCAAGCTGGCCGGACTTCAGGGCCGCGATCGCCTGTACCGCCGCATCCGCACCCGCAATGGTCGTGTAGTAGGGGATTCCGTTCGTCAGGGCCGTCCGTCGGATCGAGAAGGAGTCGGCGATCGCCTTGGCGTCCTCCGTGGTGTTGAAGACCAGCTGCACGCCGCCATCGATGATGCGGTCGACCACATGGGGCCGGCCCTCGCGCACCTTGTTGACCGCCTCGACCGGCTGACCCTGGTTGGCCAGGAACGCGGCCGTACCGCTGGTGGCGACGATGTCGAAGCCGAGATCCGAAAGCTCGGCCGCCAGCTTCGCCGCCGCCGGCTTGTCCTCGTCCCGCACCGACAGGAACGCGGTGCCCTTGCGCGGCAGCTCGACGCCGGCGCCGAGCTGCGCCTTGAGGAAGGCTTTCGCGAAGTCGCTGTCGAGGCCCATCACCTCGCCGGTAGACTTCATCTCCGGCCCCAGCACCACGTCGACGCCGGGGAAGCGCGCGAAGGGAAAGACGGCTTCCTTGACCGCGATGTGACGGCGCTTGGCTTCCGGGATGGCGAAGCCGCGCAGTTTTTCGCCCGCCATGACGCGCGCGGCGATCTTGGCGATGGGGACGCCGGTCGCCTTGGCGACGAAGGGGACGGTCCGGCTGGCCCGCGGGTTGACCTCCAGAATGTAGATTTCGCCGCCGCGCACCGCGAACTGGACGTTCATCAGGCCGACGACTTCCAGTCCCTTCGCCAGCAGGCGCGTCTGCCGGGCGATCTCCGTCTGGATCTCGGTCGAGAGCGAGTGAGGCGGCAGCGCGCAGGCCGAGTCGCCGGAATGAATCCCGGCCTCCTCGATGTGCTCCATGATACCGGCGACATAGACCTCCTCGCCGTCGCTGACGGCATCCACGTCCACCTCGATGGCATCCGAAAGGTAGCTGTCGAGCAGCACCGGATTGCGCCCGGACACCCGCACGGCGGTCGCGATGTAGTCGTCCAACTCCTGCTGGTCGTGGACGATGCGCATGGCCCGCCCGCCCAGCACGTAGGAGGGGCGCAGCAGCACCGGATAGCCGATCTCGGCGGCCACCTTGCGCGCCTCCTCGACCGTCGTGGCCGTGCTGTTGGCCGGCTGCTTCAGCTCCAGCGTCCTGAGCAGTTGCTGGAAGCGGCGCCGATCCTCGGCCAGGTCGATGGCATCCGGCGAGGTGCCGAGGATCGGAATTCCGGCGGTCTCCAGGTCCTCGGCCAGCTTCAGCGGCGTCTGCCCGCCGAACTGCACGATGGCGCCCTTGAGGGTACCCTTGGCCTGTTCGGCGCGGGCGATCTCGATGACGTCCTCGGCGGTCAGCGGTTCGAAATAGAGACGGTCGGAGGTGTCGTAGTCGGTCGAGACCGTCTCCGGGTTGCAGTTGACCATGATGGTCTCGAAGCCGGCTTCCTTCAGGGCGTAGGCGGCATGGACGCAGCAGTAGTCGAATTCGATGCCTTGGCCGATGCGGTTCGGGCCGCCGCCCAGGATCATCACCTTCGTGCGGTCGGTCGGTTCGGCCTCGCAGGCCGGCGGCGCCCAGCCGTCGCCCTCGTAGGCCGAGTACATGTAGGGGGTCAACGAGGGGAACTCGCCGCCGCAGGTGTCGATCCGCTTGTAGACGGGGCGCACGTCGCGTGCGTGCCGGGCGGCCGCGACCACCTGGACGTCGACACCGGTCAACTTGGCCAGGCGCGCGTCGGAAAATCCCATTTTTTTGAGCCGCAGGAGCCCGAGAGCGTCCTCCGGCAGGCCGTCGCGGACCACGACTGCCTCGGCTGCGACGATCTCCTCGATCTGGCGCAGGAACCAGGGATCGTACTTTGTCGCCTGCCGGATCTGCTCCAGGTTCAGGCCGTCGCGGAACGCCTGGGCCACGCTCAAGGCCCGGTCGGGCAGGGGCTTTGCCAGGTGGATCGCAACCGCTTCCCTGTCGAGGCTGCCGTCGGGGCCGCGCGTACCCGGAATCTCGATCTCGTCGAAGCCTTCGAGACCCGTCTCCATGGAGCGCAGCGCCTTCTGAAGCGCCTCCTGCAGGCAGCGGCCGATCGCCATCGCCTCGCCGACCGATTTCATGGAGGTGGTCAGCGACGGCTCGGAGCCCGGGAATTTCTCGAAGGTGAAGCGCGGCATCTTGACGACCACGTAGTCGATGGTCGGCTCGAAGGAGGCCGGCGTCACTTTCGTGATGTCGTTGGTCAGCTCGTCCAGGGTGTAACCGACGGCCAGTTTGGCCGCGATCTTGGCGATCGGGAAGCCGGTCGCCTTGGAGGCGAGGGCGGAGGAGCGCGAGACCCGGGGGTTCATCTCGATCACCACCAGCTCGCCGCTGGCCGGATTGACCGCGAACTGCACGTTGGAGCCGCCGGTATCCACGCCGATCTCGCGCAGACAGGCGATCGAGGCGTCGCGCATCAGCTGATATTCCTTGTCGGTCAGCGTCAGCGCGGGCGCCACCGTTACGGAGTCGCCGGTGTGGATGCCCATGGGATCGATGTTCTCGATGGAGCAGACGATGATGCAGTTGTCCGCGCGGTCGCGGACCACCTCCATCTCGTACTCTTTCCAGCCCAGAACCGACTGTTCGATGAGGCAGCTGTTGGTCGGGCTGGCGCGCAGGCCGCCGCGCACGATCTCCTCGAATTCCTCGCGATTGTAGGCGATCCCGCCGCCTGTCCCGCCGAGCGTGAAGGAGGGCCGGATGATCGCCGGCAGGCCGGTCTTCTCCAAGGCCGCCACCGCTTCCTCATAGTCGGTGATGACGACGCTGACGGGACTCTTCAGGCCGATGGCATCCATCGCCTCGCGGAAACGCTGACGATCCTCGGCCTTGTCGATCACGTCGGCGTCGGCCCCGATCATCTCGACGCCGTACTCCTCCAGCACGCCGCTACGGAACAGCTCGAGCGAGGTGTTCAGTGCCGTCTGTCCGCCCATCGTCGGCAGCAGCGCATCGGGCCGCTCCTTCTCGATCACCTTGGCCACCACCTCGGGCGTGATCGGCTCGATGTAGGTGGCGTCGGCCAGACCGGGATCGGTCATGATCGTGGCTGGGTTCGAGTTCACCAGGATCACCCGGTAACCCTCCTCCCGCAGGGCCTTGCAGGCCTG
This genomic window from Algihabitans albus contains:
- a CDS encoding Lrp/AsnC family transcriptional regulator, producing the protein MRRVKLDRIDLRILRDLQENGRMTNVELAKRAGISAPPCLRRVRALEEGGFIRGYHADVATEPLGYEVMFLALVGLDSQNESVLRTFEQEVDSWPEVRECHMMRGPHDFALKLVARNTAHENELTQKLTAAPHVSTVLTLQVIRSAVDRPGVPIDAENAPLAAEEFDEV
- a CDS encoding energy-coupling factor ABC transporter permease, giving the protein MHIEPGVVDGAKIALSYGTGAVAVGLAAKMALDTLRNDGGAVALVARSIATTALVFCFFEVLPHYPVGVSEVHFILGSTLYLIFGAGPAAIGLAAGLLLQGLLFAPGDLPQYAMNATTLIVPLWLIGLLAKRIIPAHTPYVEIKYWQALALSSAYQGGIIAWVAFWAFYGQGFGGENVSNVLSFGAAYALIVLVEPLADLAVLAGAKVLAPLVGSGLLYRRLYHPAT
- a CDS encoding mitochondrial fission ELM1 family protein yields the protein MISEGPGGTASCWVVTDGRSGIEVQARGLAEELGTRPVMKRLTARKPWVWLPPRFWINPLNCVAVREGGPLTPPWPDIVISTGRRAAAVSAGIRAAARAGGARTFAIHIQRPYQPLDRFDLVIVPRHDRLEGPNVLATFGALGRVTPDRLAAAKDALAPELGSLPHPRIAVAVGGTNKVFKMGVPEAEALAGRLRQAQRQTGGSLLVTVSRRTGPAVIETLRRALNDLPGRLDDGSGAQNPYFAFLGTADAVVVTCDSVNMACEAAATGKPLHVFDLPGGSAKFARFHGDLRDAGIARRFTGEIGHWDYRPLAETSRIAREVRPLINSKP
- a CDS encoding helix-turn-helix domain-containing protein produces the protein MYHPTDVHIGRRLREKRVALGMSQSALADKLGITFQQVQKYESGANRMGGSRLWDVANVLGVAVGYFFDGLSSSGGKPIAQKDDLPLSRQTLELARAINAIPEGDVRDQVVKLVKAFAKTA
- a CDS encoding CaiB/BaiF CoA transferase family protein; translated protein: MTPHERPGRKTLQGLLVVSVEQAVAAPYCACKLADAGARVIKVERPEGDFARGYDRTAKGESAYFVWLNRGKESVALDLKDPEDLAVLRRMIDRADVFIQNLAPGAAGRLGIGSQALREADPRLITLDISGYGEEGPYRDMKAYDLLIQAETGLAAITGHPAGPGRVGVSVCDIAAGMYGYMAVLEALLERAGSGCGKAIQVSLFDALADWMTVPLLQQSHGGQAPRRVGLNHPSIAPYGAYAAADGEVVVSIQNEREWHRFCVEVLERPDLAGDPRFADTSARVANRPALDAEIAAVWGRLERTEVVARLERAKIAYGRVNSLADLAGHPQLRRAVVATPAGDLDLVAPPARLVGEAVNLGSVPALDEQGAALRREFAAERGQAAAPRDAAAQGETVR
- a CDS encoding FAS1-like dehydratase domain-containing protein, producing MSEQVSEDGGAVPLDLRDWLGRIHVRHDTAGLDRAAALQATLESPEASLSLGDALPELWHWIYFWDVPDLSGTGADGHAAKGRFLPPIDLPRRMWAGSRLTWLRPIRIGLALTRQSEIADIEVKQGRSGQLAFVTLRHIVSDPAGPLLEEEHDIVYREAAKPGQAWRPGAPSDREAVWSREILPSALLLFRYSALTFNGHRIHYDRPYATGVEGYPGLIVHGPLLATCMVDLARRNAPGKRIGAFRFRALAPVFDTAPFVVCGTPDETGAELWIEGPSRGLCMQGRVDWAAP
- a CDS encoding 2-hydroxy-3-oxopropionate reductase codes for the protein MEKIGFIGLGIMGAPMAGHLLDAGYAVASCLHRSPAPQELLDKGLTILDDAKAVAAASDVIVTMVPDTPQVEAALFGAKGVAEGLSAGKLVVDMSSISPIETKVFAEKIEALDCHYLDAPVSGGEVGAKAASLTIMVGGPQAAFDRAKPIFETMGKNITLVGGNGVGQTTKVANQIVVALTIEAVGEALVFASKAGADPAKVRQALMGGLAASRILEVHGERMIKRTFDPGFRIELHQKDLNLALQGAKALGVSLPNTATAQELFNACAANGGAAWDHSAMVKALELLANHPVAEEGKAAEQAA